In the Papio anubis isolate 15944 chromosome 15, Panubis1.0, whole genome shotgun sequence genome, one interval contains:
- the STARD13 gene encoding stAR-related lipid transfer protein 13 isoform X6: MKLDVNFQRKKGDDSDEEDLCISNKWTFQRTSRRWSRVDDLYTLLPRGDRSGSPGGTGMRNTTSSESVLTDLSEPEVCSIHSESSGGSDSRSQPGQCCADSPVMLDAPLVSSSLPQSPRDVLNHPFHPKNEKPTRARAKSFLKRMETLRGKGAHGRHKGSGRTGGLVISGPMLQQEPESFKAMQCIQIPNGDLQNSPPPACRRGLPCSGKSSGESSPSEHSSSGVSTPCLKERKCHEANKRGGMYLEDLDVLAGTALQDAGDQSHMHEFHSQENLVVHIPKDHKPGTFPKALSIESLSPTDSSNGVNWRTGSISLGREQVPGAREPRLMTSCHRASRVSIYDNVPGSHLYASTGDLLDLEKDDLFPHLDDILQHVNGLQEVVDDWSKDVLPELQTHDTLVGEPGLSPFPSPNQITLDFEGNSVSEGRTTPSDVERDVTSLNESEPPGVRDRRDSGVGASLTRPNRRLRWNSFQLSHQPRPAPASPHISSQTASQLSLLQRFSLLRLTAIMEKHSMSNKHGWTWSVPKFMKRMKVPDYKDKAVFGVPLIVHVQRTGQPLPQSIQQALRYLRNNCLDQVGLFRKSGVKSRIHALRQMNENFPENVNYEDQSAYDVADMVKQFFRDLPEPLFTNKLSETFLHIYQYVSKEQRLQAVQAAILLLADENREVLQTLLCFLNDVVNLVEENQMTPMNLAVCLAPSLFHLNLLKKESSPRVIQKKYATGKPDQKDLNENLAAAQGLAHMIMECDRLFEVPHELVAQSRNSYVEAELHVPTLEELGTQLEESGATSHTYLNHLIQGLQKEAKEKFKGWVTCSSTDNTDLAFKKVGDGNPLKLWKASVEVEAPPSVVLNRVLRERHLWDEDFVQWKVVETLDRQTEIYQYVLNSMAPHPSRDFVVLRTWKTDLPKGMCTLVSLSVEHEEAQLLGGVRAVVMDSQYLIEPCGSGKSRLTHICRIDLKGHSPEWYSKGFGHLCAAEVARIRNSFQPLIAEGPETKI, translated from the exons ATGAAACTTGATGTGAACTTCCAAAGGAAAAAG GGTGACGACTCCGATGAGGAAGATCTTTGTATCAGCAACAAATGGACTTTCCAAAGAACCAGTCGCAGGTGGTCTCGTGTGGACGACCTCTACACGCTGCTCCCTCGAGGAGACAGAAGTGGGTCACCGGGAGGCACGGGGATGAGGAACACAACCAGCAGTGAGAGCGTCCTCACAGACCTGAGCGAGCCTGAGGTCTGTTCTATTCACAGCGAAAGCAGTGGAGGCAGTGACAGCCGCAGCCAGCCGGGCCAGTGCTGTGCAGACAGCCCGGTCATGCTGGATGCCCCACTGGTCAGCAGCAGCCTCCCGCAGTCCCCCAGAGACGTCCTCAACCACCCCTTCCACCCCAAGAATGAGAAGCCCACAAGGGCTAGGGCCAAATCATTTTTGAAACGCATGGAAACACTCCGAGGGAAGGGAGCCCACGGGAGGCACAAGGGGTCAGGGCGGACAGGTGGCCTGGTGATCAGCGGGCCCATGTTGCAGCAGGAGCCAGAGTCCTTTAAGGCCATGCAGTGCATCCAAATACCAAATGGAGATCTCCAGAATTCACCGCCACCTGCCTGCAGAAGAGGGCTCCCATGCTCTGGCAAGTCGAGTGGCGAGAGCAGCCCATCGGAGCACAGCAGCAGCGGCGTCAGCACACCCTGCCTGAAGGAACGCAAGTGCCACGAGGCCAACAAGCGTGGGGGCATGTACTTGGAGGACCTGGATGTGCTGGCGGGGACAGCACTGCAGGATGCAGGGGACCAAAGCCATATGCATGAGTTTCACTCCCAAGAGAATTTGGTGGTGCATATTCCCAAGGATCACAAACCAGGAACATTCCCCAAGGCACTTTCTATTGAAAGCCTTTCTCCCACAGATAGTAGCAATGGGGTTAACTGGAGGACCGGTAGCATCTCCCTGGGCAGAGAGCAGGTCCCTGGTGCCAGGGAGCCCCGGCTCATGACGTCCTGCCACAGAGCCAGCCGAGTCAGTATCTATGACAATGTCCCTGGCTCTCATCTGTATGCCAGCACAGGAGATCTTTTGGACTTGGAGAAAGATGACCTTTTCCCTCACTTGGATGACATTCTGCAGCATGTCAATGGGCTCCAGGAGGTAGTGGATGACTGGTCCAAAGATGTCTTACCTGAACTGCAAACTCACGATACGTTGGTTGGGGAGCCTGGCTTATCCCCCTTTCCGTCTCCTAATCAGATCACCTTAGATTTTGAAGGTAACTCTGTCTCAGAAGGTCGGACGACACCCAGTGATGTGGAAAGAGATGTCACATCTCTGAATGAATCTGAGCCTCCCGGGGTCAGAGACAGGAGGGATTCTGGTGTAGGGGCCTCTCTGACCAGGCCAAACAG GCGACTCCGATGGAACAGTTTCCAGCTGTCTCACCAGCCCCGGCCAGCCCCAGCATCGCCCCACATCAGCAGCCAGACGGCCAGCCAGCTGAGCCTGCTGCAGCGCTTCTCGCTGCTTCGCCTCACGGCCATCATGGAGAAGCACTCCATGTCCAACAAGCACGGCTGGACATG GTCAGTTCCAAAGTTCATGAAGAGGATGAAAGTTCCCGACTACAAAGACAAGGCTGTCTTTGGCGTTCCTCTCATAGTCCACGTCCAAAGAACGGGACAGCCCCTGCCTCAAAGTATTCAGCAAGCACTGAGATATCTACGCAACAACTGCCTCGATCAG GTGGGTCTTTTTCGCAAGTCAGGAGTGAAGTCTCGAATCCATGCCCTACGCCAAATGAATGAGAACTTCCCTGAGAACGTCAACTATGAAGACCAGTCTGCTTATGACGTGGCGGATATGGTGAAACAGTTCTTCCGGGACCTCCCTGAGCCTCTTTTCACCAACAAGCTCAGCGAGACCTTCCTCCACATCTATCAGT ATGTCTCCAAAGAGCAGCGGCTGCAGGCCGTGCAGGCTGCCATCCTGCTACTGGCCGACGAGAACAGGGAGGTCCTGCAGACGCTCTTGTGTTTCCTGAATGACGTCGTCAACTTGGTGGAAGAGAATCAGATGACGCCCATGAACCTGGCAGTGTGTCTGGCCCCCTCCCTCTTTCATCttaatttattgaagaaagaaagctCTCCACG AGTCATACAGAAGAAATACGCCACCGGGAAGCCAGATCAAAAGGACCTCAACGAGAATCTGGCAGCAGCTCAGGGGCTCGCGCACATGATCATGGAATGCGACAGACTTTTTGAG GTTCCACACGAGTTGGTGGCCCAGTCTCGTAACTCGTATGTGGAGGCTGAGCTCCACGTGCCCACCCTGGAAGAACTGGGGACGCAGCTGGAGGAGAGCGGGGCAACTTCCCACACTTACCTGAATCATCTCATCCAGGGCCTCCAGAAAGAAGCCAAGGAGAAGTTCAAGGGATGGGTCACGTGCTCCAGCACAGACAATACAGATCTTGCTTTCAAAAAG GTGGGCGACGGGAACCCCCTGAAGCTGTGGAAGGCTTCTGTGGAGGTGGAAGCGCCCCCTTCGGTGGTCCTGAACCGCGTGCTGAGAGAGCGCCACCTGTGGGACGAGGACTTTGTGCAGTGGAAGGTTGTGGAGACTCTAGACAGGCAAACAGAGATCTACCAGTACGTGCTGAACAGCATGGCCCCCCATCCTTCCAGAGACTTCGTGGTTCTCAG